The following coding sequences lie in one Candidatus Eremiobacterota bacterium genomic window:
- a CDS encoding PQQ-binding-like beta-propeller repeat protein, whose product MAQWLQFGYDSGHTGYNPLETTINAGNVGNLQIAWNNQSIIQPNGIVVDKGTEYVDDAGQSNSGVYALDASTGAQKWYANVNLNFTGGLFNFVAAVAGNIVVSPCSNSSSNSPSQSGLCGLNAKTGNVLWKAYCTEYQSNPCNGLRYGGTSPALYGGRIYFQSTQGINEQPDTQALDPKTGAIAWDVPGVYHCPDGGDESGNPLPAANGLVFAVLACQGPSGATEICAFSATSGSAAWCVSTANIYVDDLRAGAGKVYFAEGIGSNNVVIALDAKSGAQSWMTTLPLRTNYEQLATANGRVFVAQRGAGVTALSATSGKLLWTYSGNVNFTNGTVLSIANGIVYDHGFGGNNGDAAITALSETTGALISTSSAGNGASPAADVILDGTVYAGCYTLCAFTLGSAKHKPRTSNVP is encoded by the coding sequence ATGGCGCAGTGGCTTCAATTTGGTTACGACTCGGGCCACACCGGTTACAACCCCTTAGAAACAACCATCAACGCCGGCAATGTCGGTAATCTGCAGATCGCTTGGAACAATCAATCGATCATCCAGCCCAACGGCATCGTCGTTGACAAGGGAACTGAGTACGTCGACGACGCGGGCCAATCGAACTCGGGCGTATACGCCCTCGACGCCTCCACCGGCGCGCAAAAGTGGTACGCAAACGTAAACTTGAACTTTACCGGCGGACTCTTCAACTTCGTTGCCGCGGTCGCGGGCAACATCGTGGTTTCACCGTGCAGCAATAGCTCTTCGAATAGTCCTAGCCAATCGGGACTTTGCGGTCTCAACGCGAAAACCGGCAATGTTCTTTGGAAGGCGTACTGCACCGAGTATCAATCGAACCCATGCAACGGACTTAGGTACGGCGGCACATCGCCGGCGCTCTACGGCGGCCGCATCTATTTCCAGAGTACACAGGGCATCAACGAACAGCCGGATACTCAGGCGCTTGATCCAAAAACCGGCGCGATCGCTTGGGACGTTCCGGGGGTGTATCATTGCCCCGATGGGGGCGACGAAAGCGGCAATCCCCTACCCGCGGCAAACGGGCTCGTGTTCGCAGTACTGGCATGTCAAGGCCCCTCTGGCGCCACCGAGATCTGCGCGTTTTCTGCGACAAGCGGGAGCGCTGCCTGGTGCGTTTCGACGGCAAATATCTACGTCGATGATCTCAGGGCAGGTGCCGGTAAGGTATACTTTGCCGAGGGTATCGGCAGCAACAACGTAGTGATAGCGCTTGACGCGAAGAGCGGGGCCCAGTCTTGGATGACGACGCTGCCACTGCGCACGAACTACGAGCAGTTAGCCACCGCAAATGGCCGCGTTTTCGTTGCGCAACGCGGCGCTGGAGTTACCGCTTTGTCGGCGACGAGTGGCAAATTGCTGTGGACCTACAGCGGGAACGTCAACTTCACTAATGGGACGGTCTTATCGATAGCCAACGGCATCGTCTACGACCACGGTTTTGGTGGGAACAACGGCGACGCCGCGATCACCGCTCTCAGCGAAACGACGGGCGCTCTCATTTCGACGAGTTCGGCCGGCAATGGCGCCTCGCCGGCGGCGGACGTGATTCTCGATGGAACGGTATACGCTGGATGCTATACCCTCTGCGCGTTTACGTTGGGGTCGGCGAAGCACAAACCCCGTACGTCGAACGTACCGTAA
- a CDS encoding alpha/beta fold hydrolase codes for MRACEPVQTGVAVREGVRIAYSVYGNGEPSVLLLPAWSVVHSRMWKAQIPYLAQHARVVTFDGRGNGLSDKSPSIDYSDEAFAADALAVLDATGTARATLVGLSAGARWGVLVAARHPHRVERLICIGPAVPTAPRDPDFVAAMARFEQRLDFADGWSKLNRHYWEAHYGDFLEFFFNEALPEPHSTKPFEDCIAWGSETTPATLAATVVAPQVSADEFGELLEAMRCPVTVIHGANDRIVPPAAGRALADATHGQFVLLPHSGHLPQARYPVRINVEIRDAIEPGNVAKKRSRRRKRALFISSPIGLGHAQRDVAIAGELRKLRPDVDIEWLAQHPVTEVLHAGGETIHPASGALANESAHFQSECTEHNLHAFAAIRNMDEILINNFMVFYDLVRDGEYDLVVGDEAWDIDHFLHENPREKRVSFVWMTDFVGWIPMPSGGDYERRITADYNAEMIEHIERFPRLRDRSIFVGDPEDIVPNDFGPNLPQIREWTRTHYEFPGYITGFAPPTDDERATIREQFGYRPDETVCIVSVGGSGVGSALLRRAVAAYPDAKRRLPSLRMIAVTGPRIDPSTLAAPKGVEVRAYVPQLYRHLSACDIALVQGGLTTTMELTAARRPFLYFPLREHFEQNFHVRYRLERYGAGRCMDFAEASSEAIATAMVDELSRTPAYRPVRTDGAAKAANLIADVF; via the coding sequence GTGAGGGCGTGCGAACCCGTGCAAACGGGAGTGGCGGTACGCGAGGGCGTGAGAATTGCCTACTCCGTTTACGGAAACGGCGAGCCGTCGGTGCTGCTCCTTCCGGCCTGGTCGGTCGTTCATTCGCGGATGTGGAAAGCACAGATTCCATATCTCGCGCAGCACGCGCGCGTCGTTACGTTCGATGGGCGCGGCAACGGACTCTCCGACAAGTCGCCGTCGATCGACTATTCCGACGAGGCGTTTGCGGCCGATGCCCTCGCCGTTCTCGACGCCACCGGCACGGCACGCGCGACGCTCGTCGGTTTGTCGGCCGGTGCACGCTGGGGCGTCTTAGTCGCCGCACGGCATCCGCATCGGGTTGAGCGGCTGATCTGCATTGGCCCAGCCGTACCCACGGCTCCCCGCGACCCGGACTTCGTCGCTGCTATGGCCCGGTTCGAGCAACGCCTCGACTTCGCCGATGGCTGGTCGAAACTCAACCGCCATTACTGGGAGGCCCACTACGGCGATTTTCTGGAGTTCTTCTTCAACGAAGCATTGCCCGAGCCGCACTCGACGAAGCCTTTTGAGGATTGTATCGCATGGGGCTCGGAGACGACCCCAGCGACCTTAGCGGCCACCGTCGTTGCGCCCCAAGTTTCCGCCGACGAGTTCGGGGAGTTGCTCGAAGCGATGCGCTGTCCGGTCACGGTCATTCACGGCGCCAACGACCGGATCGTTCCACCGGCGGCCGGGCGCGCGCTCGCCGATGCAACACACGGCCAATTTGTTCTGCTGCCGCACAGCGGCCATCTGCCTCAAGCACGCTATCCCGTCCGCATCAACGTCGAAATTCGGGATGCGATCGAACCGGGTAACGTCGCGAAGAAGCGGTCGCGCCGGCGAAAACGCGCCCTGTTCATCTCATCGCCGATCGGACTCGGCCACGCGCAGCGCGACGTTGCAATCGCGGGGGAACTTCGCAAGCTTCGTCCCGATGTCGACATCGAGTGGCTCGCCCAGCATCCCGTTACCGAAGTGTTGCATGCCGGCGGCGAAACGATTCACCCTGCCAGCGGCGCGCTCGCCAACGAATCCGCCCACTTTCAGAGCGAGTGTACCGAACACAACTTGCATGCGTTCGCCGCGATTCGCAATATGGACGAAATCCTTATCAACAACTTTATGGTGTTCTACGACCTGGTTCGTGACGGAGAGTACGATCTCGTCGTCGGCGACGAGGCGTGGGACATCGATCATTTTCTCCATGAGAACCCGCGAGAAAAGCGGGTGTCCTTCGTTTGGATGACGGATTTCGTCGGCTGGATTCCTATGCCCAGTGGGGGCGATTACGAACGAAGAATTACGGCGGATTACAATGCTGAAATGATCGAACACATCGAGCGTTTTCCGCGCTTGCGCGATCGATCGATCTTTGTTGGAGACCCGGAAGATATCGTCCCGAACGATTTCGGACCGAACCTTCCCCAAATTCGCGAATGGACTCGGACGCATTACGAGTTTCCGGGTTACATCACGGGATTCGCACCGCCGACCGACGACGAGCGCGCGACGATCAGGGAACAGTTCGGCTATCGGCCCGATGAGACCGTGTGCATCGTTAGCGTCGGCGGCTCCGGAGTTGGAAGCGCTCTTTTGCGGCGCGCCGTCGCCGCGTATCCCGACGCAAAACGACGTCTGCCATCGCTCCGGATGATCGCCGTCACCGGCCCGCGGATCGATCCGTCGACGTTGGCTGCGCCGAAGGGCGTCGAAGTTCGCGCGTACGTGCCGCAACTCTATCGGCACTTGTCCGCCTGTGACATTGCGCTCGTCCAGGGCGGCTTAACAACGACGATGGAGCTGACGGCGGCACGCCGGCCCTTCTTGTATTTTCCACTCCGAGAGCATTTCGAGCAAAACTTTCATGTGCGATATCGTTTAGAGCGCTACGGCGCCGGTCGGTGCATGGACTTCGCCGAGGCGAGTTCCGAGGCAATTGCGACCGCGATGGTTGATGAGCTCAGCCGGACCCCGGCTTACCGCCCGGTAAGGACGGATGGCGCTGCAAAAGCGGCAAACCTGATCGCCGACGTGTTCTGA
- a CDS encoding AAA family ATPase: protein MIVRPILCRPFVGRRAELAYLRERRLEAGVSRGSLVFVAGDAGLGKSRLISEFCRSLAYSRWRITHGFCREFGGRPYGPILDAISSAESTAAAVVPAESKRQYFEAIVERFVDIASRKALVVVLEDLHWADAATLDLLAYFGSRLHRMRVLVLASFRPDLHAGHPAAAGIEKVGHSAHAGRIDIGPLEGSELQTFIDEALSGFNLSAKRRRAIALAGEGNPFFTEELLKNAVQEAAERRNSGDVQAVPPSVRTTLLERLRPFEGTDRRIVTQAAAIGRTFTLDLLAEVAETEPKDLILTLRRARDFQLIEEVGPDRFRFRHGLTREVICDDFLAAELRPLHRRIALTIERAPGSDRSIEALAYHWWAAGDDQLCVQYNELAGDAARNVYAHGDAIAFYERALEADSIEPLTRGSILEKIANLRLVSSMAEEGQAAYNAAADAFASAGAFECEAVCRVRAAMTAYTINLSDTSASLEHMLARLDATEYLARARLHLGIAWIAIGLRFPSRAQAHLALVDRRATAGTTDVGVRFHNVAAAIAAAFGDADGFRREHAAWLDAARAHGAGATAGVYYNAAKYFAWFGLHEDARENIRHALRVARETRSRHAEECAHATAALCYILSGDLQAAREAVEAVPTTSDNRVNIVFAAGAGTAVGTYVGDENLIEKWFDGFEGAIVSAPEIECGYGFAEVLARRGRAKDAQELLHRVLPQCELIRGEVPTLLAIARHGAAADRDRAREYLARAATMGDSLERPALALFDAVCYLESGRFEQAKRLAKEAAEGFRRFRTPLLEAEARETAGELESALALYRRCGATHHARRLEAGRPSKIGTSNDVDAAKLAVLSSREREIVALAASGHSNLEIAHSLFISHKTVEKHLGSAFQKLGVSSRRGLRPYATARS, encoded by the coding sequence GTGATTGTTCGACCAATCCTCTGCCGGCCGTTCGTTGGGCGCCGGGCCGAACTTGCCTATCTTCGAGAGCGAAGACTTGAGGCGGGCGTTTCTCGCGGTAGCTTGGTCTTTGTCGCGGGAGATGCGGGCCTCGGCAAGTCTCGGCTTATCTCGGAGTTTTGCCGATCGCTCGCCTATTCTCGCTGGCGAATAACGCATGGCTTTTGTAGAGAGTTCGGAGGGCGTCCGTACGGCCCAATCTTAGATGCAATATCGAGCGCCGAGTCCACCGCCGCCGCAGTTGTCCCCGCCGAATCTAAGCGCCAATACTTCGAGGCAATCGTGGAGCGCTTCGTAGATATTGCTTCCCGCAAAGCGTTGGTCGTCGTGCTCGAGGATTTGCATTGGGCGGATGCAGCAACGCTGGACTTATTAGCATACTTTGGATCTCGGCTGCACCGAATGCGCGTGCTCGTGTTGGCGTCCTTTCGACCCGACCTTCATGCGGGGCATCCCGCGGCCGCCGGCATAGAAAAGGTCGGGCATTCTGCGCACGCCGGCCGCATCGACATCGGACCGCTCGAAGGGAGCGAGTTGCAGACCTTCATCGATGAGGCCTTATCAGGCTTCAATTTGAGCGCTAAGAGGAGACGAGCAATAGCATTAGCGGGCGAGGGCAACCCATTCTTCACCGAAGAGTTACTGAAAAACGCGGTGCAAGAAGCAGCGGAGCGGCGTAATAGCGGCGACGTCCAGGCAGTCCCTCCAAGCGTTCGAACAACATTGCTCGAACGGTTGCGGCCATTTGAAGGCACCGATCGCCGCATCGTAACGCAAGCGGCAGCTATCGGACGAACGTTTACGCTCGATCTCCTTGCCGAAGTGGCCGAGACCGAGCCCAAAGACTTGATTCTTACCTTACGGCGTGCTCGCGACTTCCAGCTGATTGAAGAGGTTGGCCCCGATCGCTTCCGGTTCCGTCACGGCTTAACGCGAGAAGTTATTTGCGACGATTTTCTTGCTGCTGAACTGCGCCCACTCCATCGCCGGATCGCCTTGACGATCGAGCGCGCGCCGGGCAGCGACCGGTCGATCGAGGCATTGGCGTATCATTGGTGGGCCGCGGGCGATGATCAGTTGTGCGTTCAGTATAACGAACTTGCCGGTGACGCTGCCCGGAACGTTTATGCGCACGGCGACGCGATCGCGTTTTACGAACGCGCGCTCGAGGCCGATAGCATCGAACCGCTGACGCGCGGGTCCATTCTGGAAAAGATTGCAAACCTGCGCCTGGTATCGAGCATGGCCGAAGAAGGTCAGGCAGCCTATAACGCCGCAGCTGACGCCTTTGCCTCGGCCGGAGCATTCGAATGTGAAGCGGTGTGCCGCGTTCGGGCGGCGATGACTGCATACACGATTAATCTCTCGGACACCAGCGCGTCCTTGGAGCACATGTTGGCACGGCTCGATGCGACTGAGTATCTCGCGCGCGCTCGACTACATCTGGGCATTGCCTGGATTGCAATCGGCTTGCGTTTTCCGTCGCGCGCACAAGCGCATCTCGCGCTGGTCGATCGGCGAGCGACGGCCGGTACGACTGACGTCGGCGTCCGGTTCCATAATGTTGCCGCCGCCATTGCCGCTGCATTTGGCGATGCTGACGGGTTTCGGCGCGAGCATGCAGCTTGGCTCGACGCAGCGCGTGCTCACGGTGCCGGCGCAACCGCCGGCGTGTATTACAATGCAGCGAAATACTTTGCGTGGTTTGGATTGCACGAAGATGCGCGAGAGAATATTCGCCATGCCCTGCGCGTTGCGCGCGAAACGCGAAGCCGCCACGCGGAGGAGTGCGCGCACGCAACCGCGGCGCTCTGCTACATCTTGAGCGGAGATCTGCAAGCTGCTCGCGAGGCGGTGGAAGCGGTTCCAACAACGAGCGACAATCGCGTCAATATCGTCTTTGCGGCGGGAGCCGGAACGGCGGTTGGAACGTACGTGGGCGACGAGAACCTGATCGAAAAGTGGTTTGATGGGTTCGAAGGTGCGATCGTATCGGCGCCGGAAATCGAGTGCGGCTACGGCTTTGCGGAGGTACTCGCCCGACGGGGACGCGCGAAGGACGCGCAAGAGCTGCTACATCGCGTCCTGCCGCAGTGCGAACTTATACGCGGCGAAGTTCCAACGTTGCTCGCGATCGCACGCCATGGCGCCGCCGCCGACCGCGACCGGGCGCGCGAATATCTCGCACGCGCCGCCACAATGGGAGACTCGCTCGAGCGCCCGGCACTCGCGTTGTTCGATGCGGTCTGTTATTTGGAGAGCGGACGGTTCGAGCAGGCGAAGCGCCTTGCGAAAGAGGCGGCGGAAGGCTTTCGACGCTTTCGCACGCCGCTGCTCGAGGCGGAGGCACGCGAGACCGCAGGTGAACTTGAGTCCGCGCTTGCGTTGTATCGTCGGTGCGGCGCCACTCACCACGCCCGCCGCCTTGAAGCCGGGCGCCCCAGTAAGATCGGGACGTCGAATGATGTCGACGCTGCGAAGCTAGCGGTTCTGTCATCGCGGGAACGCGAAATTGTCGCACTGGCCGCTAGTGGGCACTCCAACCTGGAAATCGCTCATAGCCTTTTCATCAGCCATAAGACGGTTGAAAAACACCTCGGGTCGGCCTTTCAGAAACTCGGTGTATCTTCGCGCAGGGGGCTTCGGCCCTACGCGACCGCCCGTTCTTAA